Proteins encoded together in one Pyxidicoccus trucidator window:
- a CDS encoding type II secretion system protein GspG → MNPNKPKQQRRRSRGMTLIEIMVVITILGLIAAAVGVAVIPALGDAREDRAALDIKSIETALKLHYAKTGRFPDTSAGLGALVENRTLEQLPKDPWQNDYVYLNEGGRPVILSYGADGTAGGEGENADISSAPAHTSKG, encoded by the coding sequence ATGAATCCAAACAAGCCCAAGCAGCAGCGCCGTCGCAGCCGCGGCATGACGCTCATCGAAATCATGGTGGTGATTACCATCCTCGGCCTCATCGCCGCGGCCGTTGGTGTGGCCGTCATCCCCGCGCTGGGAGACGCCAGGGAGGACCGGGCCGCGCTGGACATCAAGAGCATCGAAACGGCGCTCAAGCTCCACTACGCGAAGACGGGCCGCTTCCCGGACACCAGCGCCGGGCTCGGCGCGCTGGTGGAGAACCGGACGCTGGAGCAGCTCCCCAAGGACCCCTGGCAGAACGACTACGTGTACCTCAACGAGGGCGGCAGGCCCGTCATCCTCTCCTACGGAGCGGACGGCACCGCGGGTGGCGAGGGGGAGAACGCGGACATCTCCTCCGCGCCCGCGCACACGTCGAAGGGCTGA